One Rouxiella sp. S1S-2 genomic window, CTCACGCTCTTTGAAACTTAGCTCCAGACAAATTTCGTTGTCCTTTGCTCCCCCGCGGGCAAAAGCATCAAGTAACGGCTCGGGTTGAATTCGGCCATTAGCATTATACTGCGCAGTGAAGGGGCGATGACCACCTTTATCTAACATACTTTGCTTAATATGAATAATTGGCGAGAAGCGAGGTACGGCAGCGGCCCAGGCGTAAGGGTCATAGTCCTCGGGATTATCAGAGCTGACATCGCCGTGATCGATGTCAGCCATCATCCACATCGGTATCGCCATTGACGCCTCGGTCAGCCGTTTTTGCAGACTCAAACTGGCTTGAAGGGTTTCGCCAAACTCTCTGCCCACGCTCATCGGTTCCCAAAAAAGAAACTCCAGGCCTGCGGCTTTGGCATGCTCCGCCACTTCGCACCAGCAATCAACGGCGATATTTTGCAGTGCTTCACGTCGTGCGGGATAGTCATAATCTTGATAAGTAAAGATAGCAAATTGCGAACCGACCGATTTGCCCCCCAAATCGGCGGTGATATCAGCAAAGGTTTTAAACCAATCCAGATAATAGCGGCGCACGTCAGCATCGGGATGACCAAAATGATTGAGCCGTCCGTAAGGGCCAGTCATGCCCGACGTGACGCGCACGCCGGTGCTCGCCATCGC contains:
- a CDS encoding sugar phosphate isomerase/epimerase, whose product is MALTLSLNTNPLVNRFAQPEDLIYTVAREIRIRDLQLTHEFINPSWPAATLRRLARRMNAAMASTGVRVTSGMTGPYGRLNHFGHPDADVRRYYLDWFKTFADITADLGGKSVGSQFAIFTYQDYDYPARREALQNIAVDCWCEVAEHAKAAGLEFLFWEPMSVGREFGETLQASLSLQKRLTEASMAIPMWMMADIDHGDVSSDNPEDYDPYAWAAAVPRFSPIIHIKQSMLDKGGHRPFTAQYNANGRIQPEPLLDAFARGGAKDNEICLELSFKEREPSDRQVVAQIAESVAFWAPHIDAGGQHLSL